In Chlorobiota bacterium, the sequence GCGTGCGGTGAAGCTGGCCGACCTTGAGGACAACATGGATGTTCGCCGAAGCAATCGGGCGATGGGCCAGAAGGATGCCGAAAGGATGGAAAAATACCGCCGTGCTTGGCAGCGTTTGGCACGCTTGCACGGCGGCATGGACAATGAGACGATGGATAGCCGATAGATACCCGGGGCGCAGACGTTGCCGCTTTTACAAGATCAGCATGGCATCGCCATAGCTGTAAAAACGGTATCCCCCTTTGACAGCGTACTTGTAGGCTTTCAGCACTTTCTCCCGCCCGCCAAAGGCGCAGACCATCATCAGCACGGTGCTTTCCGGCTGGTGGAAATTGGTGATAAGGCGGTTGACAACCTTGAAGTCGTATGGGGGATAGATGAACTTATCGGTCCAGGAACGGTTCGGCTTCACGGTCCCCGATGTCAGCACCGAGCTTTCCAACGCCCGCACCACCGAAGCCCCCACGGCGAACACCTTCCCCTTGGCCTTAATGGTTTTGTTGATCGTCTCGGCAGCGGTTGGGGTAATCTCATAGAACTCCGAGTGCATCTTGTGTTTGGTCAAATCCTCCACCTCCACCGGATCGAACGTTGAGCGGTTAATGTGCAGCGTGATCTTGGCAACGCGAACCCCTTTGCGTTCCAATCGGGCAATCAATTTTTTGGTGAAGTGAAGCCCAGCGGTTGGGGCGGCAACCGACCCGTTTGTTTTGGCGAAGATCGTCTGGTAGTATTCGCGGTCGTCCTCCACGGTTTCCCGCCCGATGTACGGGGGAAGCGGCATCAGCCCAATCCGCTCAATCGTTTTGAACAGATCGCCCGTGTGGTTGAACCGAACGGTGCGCCCGCGCGAGGTGGTGTTGTCAATCACTTCGCAGTAGAGCTTGTTGTCGTCGAAGTAGATTTTGTTGCCGATGCGGACCTTCCGCGCCGGGTCAACCACCACATCCCACAGGGCATCTTTCTGCGAAAGCTCCCGCAGCAGCATCACCTCAATCTGCGCGTTCGTCTTCTCCTTCTTTCCAATCAGCCGTGCCGGGAACACCCGCGATTCGTTCACCACCAGGCAATCACCTTTCTTGAAAAAACTCACGATGTCGGCAAAGCTGTGGTCGCTCATCTCACCGGTCTTTCGGTCCAGAGCAAGCAGTTTGGAGGTGTCGCGGGGGTCGGCGGGGTACTTTGCGGTTGCAGACTTTGGGGCAGTGAAACGGAAGTCGGATAATTTCATGGAAGCGCGATCCGTAAACGTAGGTAGAACAAGGCGTGCAGGTTTGGCCGGTACTGTGGGACGCTTCTGAGCGACTGTTATGGTTCGGCTCGTAGCAGCGTTACGACCCCACCAACGCCTTTTGGTAGGAACGAACGTGCGAAGTTACAAAATCAGATAGGGGGAACGCAACGGAGAGGCCGCTGAAAATGGTGTGCATTCGCGCACGTTGCAAAGTAAAAACGGGGATACTTTCAAAAAAATCTCTATTTCATCCCCAACCCTTCTATAAAATTCCTCATAATGAAATCCTTCCCTCTTCCGTTTTTACTATTCATGCGAACACCTTTTTGCTGTAGCTGATGGCTTGCACTAGTCATTTCTGGACATCGTCGGCACGGCGTAACAAGGGGTCGGTGGGCTGCGCAATGGCGGTGGCCGGCATTATCATCAGAAGTAGAAGAAGGCGTTGAAGCATGGGAAGTTTGGTGTTAGGTTGTTGGTTTCCGAACCGCAACGAACTGTGCAGCGTGCAATTCATTTGCTCCTATCCTTGCACATACGGTAATGAATTAGGAAATTCGCCGGATATTGTACGCGCAGCAAATTCTGCCTACTATCGTGCCGGCCTGCAAACGGCGTTGGCAAGCACACGCTCCCGATCTGAACTTACGATGATTCGCTGCCATGAACTGTACAACGAACGCAGAGACACATAGCACACAACGCGAGGACTACATCTGATGAACTCACGGAGACTTTCTCTTCTTGGATTGCTTCTTGCCGTCATGGTGTCGGCATCGGCAACCGCACAGCAGGGCGGGGCAACCGCCCACACGCCGCAACTGATTGCCCAATCGGCACGGCTTTCTTACATCGAGAACCGGGGTCAATGGCCCGCCGAAGCACGCTATCTGATGCAAACCCCGGGGCTGAACTATTGGATCCACAACGACGGCATCACCTACGATGCCTATCGCGTCAACCCAGCAGCCCAAACAGAGGTGGAGGGGGAAGTGGTGAAGATGAAGTTTGTGGGGGCGGGCAACCGTGCGCAAGCCGTTGGCATGGGGCCGCTTCCGGGAACGTTCAACTACCTTTTGGGGAATGACCCTGCGGCATGGGCAACCAACGTCCGCCGCTTCAGCGCAATGGCCATTGGCCGCCTGTATGAGAAGGTTCAAGCCATTTTCTACTTGGACGAAGGGAAGCCCCGCTACGACCTGATTGTTGGCGCGGGTGGCGACCCATCGGTTGTGAAAATCGCCTACGAAGGAAGCGGAAATGTCACGGTAAATCGCGCTGGCGAAGCGGTCTATCAGACCTCGGTTGGAATCAATATCCACCAGGGTGGGCTGTTCGCTTACCAGATGGTGGGCGACGTGAAGCAGCCAGTTGCTTGCTCCTTCCGCCAGAACGACGACGGCACGCTCGGCTTCCAGCTTGGCAGCTACGACCGCACCAAACCACTGGTGATTGACCCGTTGCTGTACAGCACCTACATCGCCACCAGCGAGATGGAAACGCCGTGGGACATCAAGACCGACGCGGCGGGGAATGCCTACATCACCGGCATGACCCAATCCACCACCTATCCCACATCGGTTGGGGCTTATTCGGCGGTGTATGGTGGCGGCTCGCGCGATGCGTTCGTCACAAAAATCAGTGCCGCGGGGGACACGCTCCTCTACTCCACTTTTATCGGTGCTTCCGGCCAGGATATCGCCTACGGAATTGAAGTTGATGGCGGCGGCAATGCGTACATCACCGGAACCACAAGCTCAACGAACTTCCCAACAACCGGCGGTGCGTACCAGACCACACCGCCAACGTCGGGAACACACGGCTTTGTGCTGAAACTGAACGCAAACGGAACTGCCCCGGCCTACAGCACCTACCTTCTGAGCGCCACGCCAAGCGACATCGCTCTTGACCAATTTGGCAACGCCTACATCACCGGAAGCTGCACCGCAGGGTTTGCAAACACCACGGGATTCTGGAAACCAACGTATGGCGGCGGCGCAACCGATGCCTTTGCCTTGAAGTTGGAGACCGCTGGCGGAACCCGCGCGTATGCCACGTTCATCGGGGGAACCGGAAGCGACCGCGGTGTGGCAATCGCGCTGGATGCCAGCAACAACGCCTACATCACCGGAACCACCGACAGCAGCAGCTTCCCTTCGGCTGCGGGAGCCTACCGCAACACCGTGAGCGGCGCGCGCGACGTGTTCGTCACGAAGCTGAACGGAGCCGGCACCGGCATGGAGTTCTCCACGTTAATCGGCGGCACGGCCAACGATATGGTGGAAGACATCGCGGTTGACATCAACGGCAGCGCGTACATCACCGGCTCGACGGTTTCGCTGAACTATCCAACCTCCCAGAAAGCGTTCCAGGATAACCAAGCTGGCAACGATCCGAACAACACCTACGGCGATGCCTTCGTGACCAAGTTCAATCCCACCGGAACGGCCATTGCCTACAGCACCTACTTGGGCGGCGTTACCGGCGACGGCGGAACCGGAATCTACGTGGACCGCCGTGGATATGCCTACATCACCGGATTCACCGGATCGGTGAACTTCCCGGTGCGCATCGGCGATTACGATAGCGAGTTTGAAACCACCGGCGAGGACCCGCTCAACTATCAAGGCGATGCCTTCTACACGAAGCTGACCCAGGATGGAAGTGGGCTTCTGTACAGCACGTTCTTGGGGGGCGAGGAAGCGGACACCGCAACCGCAATCATCGTCAGCAAAATGGGGGACATTTACGTGACGGGCCACACCCGCTCGACGGCATATCCCACCACCGAAGGAGCCTACCAAACCACCTTCGGCGACAAGAAAGATGTGTTCATCACAAAGCTCCCGGGCGTGCTGGTGACTTCGCCGAACGGGCTTGAGCAATGGTGCGCCGGAACCACCCAGCAGATCACATGGGAAAGCTCCGGCATCCCAGCATTCGACGTGTATATCTCCAGCGACAGCGGGCAGACGTACAACTTGCTGGCCTCGCAAGTGCGTGACCATTTCTACGAATGGCCGATTCCCAAAACCCAAAAGGCGGGCATTGCATACCGCGTGCGGGTGGAAGAAAGTGGCGACCCAGTGCTGGGTTCCTACAGCGACTTGGGGGATATGACGTTCACGATCAGCTCCCTTCCACAAATCACGTTGCAGCCCGGGAACACCGTGCAACCCGCTGGCGGAACGGCAACCTTCCTTGCTGGCTCGGCAAGCATTCCTGCGCCAACGGCCCTGTGGCAAGTAAGCGGCGACGGCGGCCAAACCTGGACCGATGTCCCGAACGGAACCGGCCCAACGCTGACGCTGCACAACCTGCAAGTGAGCCAGAACGGAACGATCTACCGTGCGGTCTTCAGCAACCTTTGCGGATCGGACACCACGACAAGCGCATCGCTGACGGTGGTTGGCTTGACGCTGTTGGAACCAAATGGTGGGGAGAAATTCTGCACCGGAAGCACGATGAATATCCGTTGGGGGCTTGCCAACTACACCGGCTCGCCGGTCTATAACCTTGCGGCATCCAGCGATGGCGGCAAGACGTGGGCAACCATCGTCAACGGCATCCTTGCCAACGACTACAAGTGGACGCTGCCGCGTGCCCTTGCACCAAGCACCGAATACCGCATTCGCGTCACGCTGACCAGCGGCGCGGTGATTGACATCAGCGACTCCAACTTCACCGTTAACGGTCAAGCAGTGGTGACGCGCAACCCAAGCAACACATCGGTTGAGCTTTTTGAGAAAGCCTCCTTCATTGCCGAAGCCGGTGGATTGCCGGAACCGCAAGTGCAGTGGCAGATCAGCACCAACAAGGGGCAGACGTGGACGAACGTTAATGGCGGCGCACGCACAATCACCGACTTGGGTCGCGTCCGTTCGCAATTCGATTTGGCACGCGCAAACTCTGCCGACAGCGGAACCATGTATCGGGCAATCTTTATCAACGAGTGCGGAAGCGACACCACCGCCCCGGCAACGCTGATTGTCTATTCGTTCAATCCATCGGGGGTTGATGATATGGATGCTGGCACAAGCGGCCTTACCATCTCCGCCTCGCCAAACCCAGCGGCGGGCGATCTGGTGGTGGCGATGAACCTTCCACGCAGCGGAAAAGTCCGCGTGCTGCTGAACGACGTGAACGGCCGCCTTGTCCGCCGCATTGCCGAAGGGGAGCTGAATGCCGGCGCGCATCAGTTCACGGTTGATGGAGCCGGGCTGCCAAACGGAACCTACACCTGCACCCTGCTGTTCGGCAACCAACGCCGCACGGTGAAGGTGCAGATCGTGAAGTAGCGATAGAGTTCGAAATCCTTGTTGACAGCAAAAGAGCCAAGCCGGTAACGGCTTGGCTCTTTGTTGTGTTCTGGTTACGCAACGTTCCGTGACTTCCGCACGACCGCTCTGGCGGGTTATTTTGGAAGGTCAGTATTTCAACCAATCAATCATTTCTGTGCTGCAACATACCATGCTCCATTTCCGGCAATGCTTCCTTCTGCTTCTCCTTCTGCTTCTCTCTTCCGTAGCGGTATCTGCCCAAGAAGATTCTACGATTACCATCACCGCTCCCAGCCCTGGCACGCAATGGTGCGCCGGTGCCTTCCAGACGATTACGTGGGACACGGTAAACGCTGGCCAGACGTTCGATATTCTGCTATCCAGCGATGGCGGGGTGATCTACAACGTGATTGCTCCGGGGGTGACTGGGACTTCTTACCAATGGATAGTGCCGGTCAACATCAAGGCCGATTCGATGTACCGCATTATCGTCCGGCGCAACGGCGGCGGGCTTGCCGACACCAGCAGCAGCTTCCGCATCAACCGCCCACCAACGCCAACGCAGCAGCCGATTGACGTTTCCATCCCTGTTAACAACCACGCTGTGTTCACCGCGCAAACCAGCGGGTGGCCAAAGCCGGCAGTGGAGTGGCAGGTAAGCGCCGACACCGGGAAGTCATGGAAACGGGTGACGGGAAATCAGGCCGTGGGGGTGGAGACCGAGCAGTTGACGCTCTACTACGTTGATGCCAAAATGGATGGAAACCTCTACCGCGCCCGATTCACCAACCAATGCGGAACCGACACCAGCAAATCCGCAAAGCTGACCGTGACGTGGTTGGAGATTACCACACCAAACGGCGGCGAAGTTACTTGCGCCGGCCAGCCAATCACCATCCGCTGGAAGCTGCAAGGGTTCACCGGGCAACCGCAGTACGCCCTGACGTACACCCCCGACAGCGGCAGAACGTGGAAGTCGTTGGCCACCGTGCTGCAAAGCGAAACCTACACGTGGAACACCACGCTGCAACAAGCTCCCAGCCAGAACTACCGCGTGCGGGTGCAGCTGACGAACAACCCAATCGTGAGCGACACCACCGACACCACGTTCGTTCTGTATGCCCAGCCAACCGTGGCCGCCAACCCACGCGACACCGCCGCCAACCAGGGGCGATTGGTCTCCTTCAGCGCCGCATCGTATGGGCTGCCGTTGCCGGAAGTGGAGTGGCAAGGGAGCGTGGACGATGGGAAAACCTGGGTCCCGTTTGCCAACAGCACGCGTACCGAAGCAAACGGGCGGGTGGAAACCAGCCTGAAAACATCCGCCATTGCTGCCACCGATAGCGGAGCCTTGTACCGCGTTGTGTTCCGCAACCAGTGCGGAGCCGACACCACCCGGCCGGCGCGGCTGCGAATCATCAAGGACCCCACAACGGCGGTGGAAGAGCTTGCCGAACTCCGCTCCTTTGCTGCGGCGATTTCCCCCAATCCTTCCCACGGCTCCGCTTCCCTTGCGTTGCGGCTTCCCGCCCCCGCTGCGGTCCAGGTTCTGGTTGCCGACCCAACCGGAACGATCCTTGCCGTCCCGCTGGCTGCAACGCTTCTTCCCGCCGGGGATCACGCCATCGCGCTGCCGAAGGACCTCCCTTCCGGCGCGTTCACCTGTGTTGTCCGTGTTGGAAAGGAACAGAAGATGCTCCCGCTGGTGGTGGCTCGATAATCAGCATGCGGGCCGCACGCGCAAACGTGAGGTGGAGAACCGGGTGAGTGAGTAAGCGGGCGTTGGTTGGAAGCTAATCGCCGTTGGTTTCGCTCCCCCACGGTTCCACCAAATCAACGCAGGTGTCGTGTCCGGCAAAGATTTCTTGCCACTGCTGGGTGGTGCGGCTTTTCACCACCTCCAGAATCAGTTGCTTCACGTGGGCGGCGCGCTCCCCGTGCGATAATCCATCGTCATCCCCCAGCATCGTCAGCCCGGTTAAGCTGCGGAAACGTTCCCAAAATTTTGGCTCCACCGCTGCCACCGCAAGGTATCCGCCATCGGCAGTTCGGTAGATGTTGTAGCAGGGGAATCGCCCGTTGTGGAGGAAGGTTGCCGGGGTGCGTGCTTGCAGGGGAGCGGGGTAGTAGGCATTGGTAGATTGATCCACCGCGTCTTGCAAGTAGCACCAGTTCTGGATTGGCTCCTGCTGGCCCTTTTGGCGAATCACCGTTGCCAGCACGGTGACGGCGATATGGTAGCTGAAGAACATCCCCGTAACGGGAAGCAATGGCGGCGCGATGATGTCATCGGTGCGGTCAAGGATGTGCATCTTCAGCAGGTTGCTTTGCGCCAGCGTGTTAAGGTCATGGGCCGAGTGGTCATCGCCCGGGCGGAAACCCAAGCGTGTGAAGCAGACTCCGCTGAAGTTTGCCGCAATCGCTTGGGGGCTTAGCCCCAACTTCTCCTCCACTCGCGGAGGGAACCCCATCACCACGGCATCGGCCTGGTGGATTGCTTCGTGCAGTTGGGCAACGTCGGCGGCGGTGC encodes:
- the queA gene encoding tRNA preQ1(34) S-adenosylmethionine ribosyltransferase-isomerase QueA, producing the protein MKLSDFRFTAPKSATAKYPADPRDTSKLLALDRKTGEMSDHSFADIVSFFKKGDCLVVNESRVFPARLIGKKEKTNAQIEVMLLRELSQKDALWDVVVDPARKVRIGNKIYFDDNKLYCEVIDNTTSRGRTVRFNHTGDLFKTIERIGLMPLPPYIGRETVEDDREYYQTIFAKTNGSVAAPTAGLHFTKKLIARLERKGVRVAKITLHINRSTFDPVEVEDLTKHKMHSEFYEITPTAAETINKTIKAKGKVFAVGASVVRALESSVLTSGTVKPNRSWTDKFIYPPYDFKVVNRLITNFHQPESTVLMMVCAFGGREKVLKAYKYAVKGGYRFYSYGDAMLIL
- a CDS encoding SBBP repeat-containing protein, which produces MNSRRLSLLGLLLAVMVSASATAQQGGATAHTPQLIAQSARLSYIENRGQWPAEARYLMQTPGLNYWIHNDGITYDAYRVNPAAQTEVEGEVVKMKFVGAGNRAQAVGMGPLPGTFNYLLGNDPAAWATNVRRFSAMAIGRLYEKVQAIFYLDEGKPRYDLIVGAGGDPSVVKIAYEGSGNVTVNRAGEAVYQTSVGINIHQGGLFAYQMVGDVKQPVACSFRQNDDGTLGFQLGSYDRTKPLVIDPLLYSTYIATSEMETPWDIKTDAAGNAYITGMTQSTTYPTSVGAYSAVYGGGSRDAFVTKISAAGDTLLYSTFIGASGQDIAYGIEVDGGGNAYITGTTSSTNFPTTGGAYQTTPPTSGTHGFVLKLNANGTAPAYSTYLLSATPSDIALDQFGNAYITGSCTAGFANTTGFWKPTYGGGATDAFALKLETAGGTRAYATFIGGTGSDRGVAIALDASNNAYITGTTDSSSFPSAAGAYRNTVSGARDVFVTKLNGAGTGMEFSTLIGGTANDMVEDIAVDINGSAYITGSTVSLNYPTSQKAFQDNQAGNDPNNTYGDAFVTKFNPTGTAIAYSTYLGGVTGDGGTGIYVDRRGYAYITGFTGSVNFPVRIGDYDSEFETTGEDPLNYQGDAFYTKLTQDGSGLLYSTFLGGEEADTATAIIVSKMGDIYVTGHTRSTAYPTTEGAYQTTFGDKKDVFITKLPGVLVTSPNGLEQWCAGTTQQITWESSGIPAFDVYISSDSGQTYNLLASQVRDHFYEWPIPKTQKAGIAYRVRVEESGDPVLGSYSDLGDMTFTISSLPQITLQPGNTVQPAGGTATFLAGSASIPAPTALWQVSGDGGQTWTDVPNGTGPTLTLHNLQVSQNGTIYRAVFSNLCGSDTTTSASLTVVGLTLLEPNGGEKFCTGSTMNIRWGLANYTGSPVYNLAASSDGGKTWATIVNGILANDYKWTLPRALAPSTEYRIRVTLTSGAVIDISDSNFTVNGQAVVTRNPSNTSVELFEKASFIAEAGGLPEPQVQWQISTNKGQTWTNVNGGARTITDLGRVRSQFDLARANSADSGTMYRAIFINECGSDTTAPATLIVYSFNPSGVDDMDAGTSGLTISASPNPAAGDLVVAMNLPRSGKVRVLLNDVNGRLVRRIAEGELNAGAHQFTVDGAGLPNGTYTCTLLFGNQRRTVKVQIVK
- a CDS encoding CoA transferase — protein: MTIIDLTWRLPGPLATYYLAQQGMEVVKYEDHHHRDPFLKWGWDPAFAEVYRAFQAPKQLRLIDFGTAADVAQLHEAIHQADAVVMGFPPRVEEKLGLSPQAIAANFSGVCFTRLGFRPGDDHSAHDLNTLAQSNLLKMHILDRTDDIIAPPLLPVTGMFFSYHIAVTVLATVIRQKGQQEPIQNWCYLQDAVDQSTNAYYPAPLQARTPATFLHNGRFPCYNIYRTADGGYLAVAAVEPKFWERFRSLTGLTMLGDDDGLSHGERAAHVKQLILEVVKSRTTQQWQEIFAGHDTCVDLVEPWGSETNGD